In Candidatus Omnitrophota bacterium, the genomic window GAAGATGTATCAAGGTTTGCCCTGCGCAAGCAATTACTCTAAAGAATAGGAAAGCAATAATTGACCCTTCTAAATGTATAGGATGCTCAAGTTGTATTGCTGCTTGTAAACAATGTGCTATTGAAGTTGATTGGGAGTCTGGAGGCAATGTAATTCAGGAAAAAATGATAGAATACGCCAAGGCGATTTTGGATTCTAAAAAGAAAAAGTGCGGGTTTGTCAATTTTGCAATTAAAATTACCAAGGAATGCGATTGCCTGGCAAAGGATGACCCTAGGATTGCTCCTGATGTGGGGTTGTTCGTTTCTCGGGATCCTGTTAGCGTAGATAAAGCCTGTTTTGATTTAGTGTTAAAAGCCGCCGGAAGGGATATATTTAAAGAAGCACATCCGTCGCGTAATGGCTTAAAACAGCTTAAGTATGCGCAAGAAATAGGAATAGGGAATTTAGATTACGAATTAATTGTAGTTTAATATTAATCCCCGATTCTATCTGATGAATCGGGATGGGCTTGTGCCCAAAAGGAGTGTTTCTGATGGACCCATTGCTAAAAAAAATAATTGATGCAGCAGGTGTTTCCGGATATGAAAAAGAAATTACTGCTATTATGCAAAGTGAGTTTAAAAAGAGAGGCTGTAGTGTGGAGGTGGATAATTTCGGTAATGTGATTGCCAAAAAAGGAAGCGGTAAGAAAAAAATTATGCTCGCAGCCCATATGGATGAAATTGGGCTGTTAGTTAAACATATTACTAAAGATGGTTATTTGAATTTTATTAAAATCGGCGGTATTGATGACAGGGTATTAATCGGTCAGAGGGTAATTGTAAAATCCAAAAAAGGAGATTGTTTCGGGATTATTGGTTTAAAGCCGCCGCATCTTGTAAAGGAAGAAGAGAAATCTAAGGTGGTAAAATACACGGAAATGTTTATTGATATAGGATGTAAAACCAAAGAGGAAGCGGAGAAAAAAGTGGCAATTGCCGATTCAGTTATTTTTGAGCCAAATTCGGGAGTTTTGAATAACTCTCTATGTTATGGAAAAGCTATTGATGACCGGGTTGGTTGCTATGCTTTATTGAAGATTATGGAGAAGGTTAATACGGGCGCCCAAGTTTTTGCAGTTGCAACAGTTCAGGAGGAAGTAGGCCTTAAAGGAGCCCGTACTTCATCATTTAAAGTGGATCCTGATTTTGCACTTGTTATTGATACTACGAGCGCAGGAGACACCCCGATGATTAAAGAAAGTGAGTCTACTTTAAAATTAGGCTCTGGGGCAGCAATTACGATAATTGAAGCTGCAGGTAGAGGAATTATCGTAAGCGAAAAAGTAAGAGAGATGTTGGTTGATACTGCCAGAGAGAATAAAATTAAATTTCAGATGGATGTCCTTGAAGGAGGAATGACTGATGGAGCGATGATTAACATGAATAGAGAGGGTATCCCCTGTGGCGTGTTGAGTGTGCCAAGCCGTTATATACATTCTCCGGTAAGTGTTTTTAGTTTGGAAGATTTGAACTCTGTGATAGAATTAAGCGTAAAAGTGATTAAAAAAATAGCTTAGACAGAGGAGAGCGCAAAAATGCCTGATAAAAAAAGAATTTTTATAGTGGATGATGAACCGGAAATCGTAAAATTAATTACTGATTTACTTGAGCCGGCGGGTTTTGAAGTTAAGTCAACAACAGAGCCTAAGCAGGTAATTTATTTGATAAAAAGTTTTAAACCGAATCTGATACTTTTGGATTTATTAATGCCTACCTTAGGCGGGCTTGAAATCTGTGAGATGCTTAATAAGGATTCGCAGACTCAAGGTATACCAATCATTGTTATTTCTGCTCTTGCCGGGACAGTTGATGTGAAAAAGGCATATAGCCTTGGGATTGTCAGCTATTTTAAGAAACCTTTTGAGCTCCAAAAGCTTTTGGCAGAGATTAAAAAGATACTTTCCTATAAAGAAACCCAACTTTAATTTTTAGCCGTAATTTTCTTGCACAACTCGTTAGTTATGATATAATTATATGAATTTTAAGGCCTTGAATCTATTCACAAAGAGGACTACTTATGGGTGCGATTGAGGTTGTTGTTAATCACATTAATATATTGCCTGGGAAAAGAATTTTATTCCCAGGTTTTTTTATGGATAACTGGGTATGATTAAAAAATATTCAGTAAAAGGTAAATATTATGTTGTTGCACTTGTATTGTTATTAGGTGCAGTTATATCTTTTGGCTTA contains:
- a CDS encoding M42 family metallopeptidase: MDPLLKKIIDAAGVSGYEKEITAIMQSEFKKRGCSVEVDNFGNVIAKKGSGKKKIMLAAHMDEIGLLVKHITKDGYLNFIKIGGIDDRVLIGQRVIVKSKKGDCFGIIGLKPPHLVKEEEKSKVVKYTEMFIDIGCKTKEEAEKKVAIADSVIFEPNSGVLNNSLCYGKAIDDRVGCYALLKIMEKVNTGAQVFAVATVQEEVGLKGARTSSFKVDPDFALVIDTTSAGDTPMIKESESTLKLGSGAAITIIEAAGRGIIVSEKVREMLVDTARENKIKFQMDVLEGGMTDGAMINMNREGIPCGVLSVPSRYIHSPVSVFSLEDLNSVIELSVKVIKKIA
- a CDS encoding response regulator; this translates as MPDKKRIFIVDDEPEIVKLITDLLEPAGFEVKSTTEPKQVIYLIKSFKPNLILLDLLMPTLGGLEICEMLNKDSQTQGIPIIVISALAGTVDVKKAYSLGIVSYFKKPFELQKLLAEIKKILSYKETQL